The Canis aureus isolate CA01 chromosome 11, VMU_Caureus_v.1.0, whole genome shotgun sequence genome has a segment encoding these proteins:
- the LOC144324083 gene encoding uncharacterized protein LOC144324083, producing the protein MGNQSSDSNFCGAPSTCANPIWALPPPAGQPGGPGSGQTRPLGAAHPSATWELQGQACPLPGPHPDAALGDCLLTDCANVFIMSGQPGACTGGRRKGVHADPASVGTAQEGKGDTCMQQIAPSFLHTLTSTDATCTPRGRPLEARVQVNEQMDEASLTSGVRCGGAASATALLFHLQTPFRSSSR; encoded by the exons ATGGGGAACCAGAGCAGTGACTCTAACTTTTGCGGAGCACCCAGCACCTGTGCGAATCCAATCTGGGCACTCCCTCCACCTGCGGGCCAACCTGGAGGACCCGGATCAGGACAGACCCGGCCCCTCGGGGCTGCCCATCCCTCGGCCACCTGGGAGCTCCAGGGGCAGGCCTGCCCCTTGCCGGGTCCCCATCCAGATGCCGCACTCGGGGACTGTTTGCTGACTGACTGCGCGAATGTTTTCATCATGTCCGGGCAGCCCGGGGCGTGCACCGGGGGCAGGAGGAAAGGAGTCCACGCGGACCCGGCATCCGTGGGGACGGCTCAGGAAG GAAAAGGCGACACCTGTATGCAGCAAATAGCACCGAGCTTCCTGCACACCCTCACCAGCACTGACGCCACCTGCACCCCCAGGGGAAGGCCTCTCGAAGCCAGAGTGCAGGTCAATGAACAGATGGACGAAGCATCCTTAACTTCCGGGGTGCGGTGTGGAGGAGCCGCTTCAGCAACAGCCCTACTGTTCCACCTACAGACACCATTCCGCAGCTCTTCTCGCTAG